One part of the Paraglaciecola sp. L3A3 genome encodes these proteins:
- the cysG gene encoding siroheme synthase CysG, whose translation MKYFPIFLDTTDLSCLIVGAGEVAARKAELLLKSSATITVVAPWACDTILRLAAENKINFINKEYEETDLTDKQMVFVATSDSPLNVTIHDQARAHKILVNVVDNTPLCQFITPSIVDRSPITIAISSGGVAPVLLRYLRQRLESLIPHKVSLLGQFSEKFRELVKQRLSTVTERRYFWEDVLEGDIAENVYQGNLTKAEQKLIAKLDKQEGQTTPGEVYLVGAGPGDPELLTFKALRLMQKADVVVYDRLVSPEILEMVRRDAEKIYVGKAKSDHAVPQEQINDLLARKALEGNRVVRLKGGDPFIFGRGGEEIETLIDQGVNFQVVPAITAASGAASYCGIPLTHRDHSKSVVFATGHLKDNSINLNWQGLAQQDQTIVFYMGLTGLPIICEKLIEHGLASTTPAAMIQSATTPRQKIVTGTLENIQQKAEEAGIRPPTLIIVGSVVSLHNKLNWFNEK comes from the coding sequence ATGAAATATTTCCCAATTTTTTTAGATACCACCGATTTATCTTGCCTAATTGTAGGCGCGGGCGAAGTAGCAGCACGTAAAGCTGAGCTACTGCTGAAAAGCTCGGCAACTATAACAGTTGTTGCACCTTGGGCTTGCGATACCATTCTCCGTTTGGCAGCAGAAAATAAAATTAACTTTATTAATAAAGAATATGAAGAGACAGATCTCACCGATAAACAAATGGTATTTGTAGCAACCAGTGACAGTCCACTTAATGTGACCATTCATGATCAAGCAAGAGCTCACAAAATATTAGTTAACGTGGTAGACAATACACCTCTTTGTCAGTTTATTACGCCCTCTATTGTAGATCGATCTCCTATTACCATAGCCATTAGTAGTGGCGGTGTTGCCCCCGTTTTATTACGTTATTTAAGACAAAGATTAGAATCTCTGATCCCACATAAAGTGAGTTTATTGGGACAGTTTTCAGAAAAGTTTCGTGAATTAGTCAAACAACGCCTTAGCACAGTCACAGAGCGGCGCTACTTTTGGGAAGATGTACTAGAAGGTGATATTGCCGAAAATGTGTACCAAGGCAATTTAACTAAAGCAGAACAAAAGCTGATTGCCAAACTAGATAAACAAGAAGGACAAACAACTCCTGGTGAAGTTTACCTAGTAGGTGCCGGGCCTGGCGATCCTGAACTACTGACATTCAAAGCCTTACGTCTGATGCAAAAAGCTGATGTAGTGGTTTATGACCGCTTAGTATCGCCAGAAATATTAGAAATGGTCCGTAGAGACGCAGAAAAAATCTATGTGGGTAAAGCCAAAAGTGATCACGCAGTACCACAAGAGCAAATCAACGATTTATTAGCCAGAAAAGCCCTAGAAGGTAATCGTGTGGTCAGACTTAAAGGTGGTGATCCCTTTATATTTGGTCGAGGTGGTGAAGAAATCGAAACTCTTATCGATCAAGGAGTAAACTTTCAAGTGGTGCCAGCTATTACTGCAGCTAGTGGTGCTGCCAGTTATTGTGGCATCCCTCTGACCCATAGAGACCATTCGAAATCAGTAGTATTTGCTACTGGGCACCTAAAAGACAACAGTATTAATTTAAACTGGCAAGGTTTAGCTCAACAAGATCAAACTATCGTCTTTTATATGGGATTAACTGGCTTACCAATTATTTGCGAAAAACTGATTGAACACGGACTCGCCTCAACCACACCAGCAGCAATGATCCAATCAGCCACCACACCAAGACAAAAAATTGTCACTGGTACACTCGAAAATATTCAACAAAAAGCAGAAGAGGCTGGTATTCGTCCCCCGACCTTAATTATTGTCGGTTCGGTAGTCAGTTTACATAACAAACTTAATTGGTTTAATGAGAAATAA
- a CDS encoding GGDEF domain-containing protein: MQKTHILLLSLVVVCSLLLHFNFEQQLNQLQNQTSISLSSLQYLYWGFIGLLCVVLLLESIFIITPLFKQIQIAKADLQNETNHDHLTGLLNHHSFAVIAQQSIAMNQRYKWDLSVIRFEIDQFKSINDDYGKHIGDTVIIDVATTIENNCRESDSIFRFNREEFIVLLPQTNKNDALKVAMKIHNKISNAPIFCDGLIIEVSTCGGVAQLQKGEVNIENTLKRADAGLQEAKKQGRNGIILGEY; this comes from the coding sequence ATGCAAAAAACACACATACTACTGCTGAGTTTGGTGGTGGTATGTTCATTACTTTTACACTTCAATTTCGAGCAACAGCTCAACCAATTACAAAATCAAACATCCATTAGTTTAAGCTCTTTACAATACCTTTACTGGGGCTTTATTGGACTGTTATGTGTGGTTTTATTACTGGAATCCATTTTCATCATTACCCCCCTTTTTAAACAAATACAAATTGCCAAAGCAGACCTACAAAACGAAACCAATCATGACCATTTAACAGGTTTATTAAATCATCATTCTTTTGCTGTTATAGCACAACAATCCATTGCAATGAATCAAAGGTATAAATGGGATTTATCTGTTATTAGATTTGAGATAGATCAATTTAAATCCATTAATGACGATTACGGCAAGCATATTGGCGATACAGTAATAATAGATGTCGCGACTACGATTGAAAATAATTGTAGAGAATCAGATTCAATTTTTCGGTTCAATAGAGAAGAGTTTATTGTACTTTTACCACAAACCAATAAAAATGACGCATTAAAAGTCGCGATGAAGATCCATAACAAAATTTCTAATGCGCCAATATTTTGCGATGGCCTAATTATAGAAGTCAGTACCTGTGGTGGCGTAGCGCAACTACAGAAAGGTGAAGTGAATATAGAAAACACCTTAAAACGTGCAGACGCTGGATTACAAGAGGCAAAAAAACAAGGTAGAAATGGCATAATACTTGGGGAATACTAA
- a CDS encoding efflux RND transporter periplasmic adaptor subunit produces MKKTWMKGALPFLIIAIGFGGLTAIKASAENDEDKDAVDTRPTVKIETALAEDYQVKITSYGEVKPLESTMLSAQVSGEVISWHPNFVAGGLVLRGDTLFNIEKDTYEAALLQAEANLTLAQSQLIEEQARADVAKREAKGLAASQISDLYLRKPQLLSAQAAVKSAQSRLKIAQRDLDNCEIKAPYDALVIKRNLGVGQYVNQGSQIAEIYNIETAEISFPIAGFDREFLPLDIAQRKAVVKTKGYSPITREATISRDLGVIDQATRMSQLVVRVEDPYSLKSSLPPLKFGHYVEVSFAGKTLNQVYRLPQALVNNRIIWVLDEEQQMQPKRVEILREEGAYFLISEGLQNQDKLITTLPEYPQKGMKVKIAEPEKDLVVQH; encoded by the coding sequence ATGAAAAAAACATGGATGAAAGGCGCCTTACCTTTTTTGATTATAGCAATTGGCTTTGGTGGATTGACTGCAATCAAAGCTTCAGCAGAAAACGATGAAGATAAAGATGCCGTTGATACACGCCCAACAGTTAAAATAGAAACCGCATTAGCAGAAGATTACCAAGTCAAAATAACCAGTTACGGTGAAGTCAAACCATTAGAAAGCACCATGCTTTCTGCGCAAGTATCAGGCGAAGTCATCAGTTGGCACCCAAACTTTGTGGCAGGTGGTTTAGTACTGCGTGGTGATACTCTTTTTAATATAGAAAAAGACACTTACGAAGCAGCCCTATTACAAGCTGAAGCTAATCTAACCTTGGCTCAATCTCAACTCATTGAAGAACAAGCTAGAGCCGACGTAGCAAAGCGCGAAGCTAAAGGTTTAGCAGCAAGTCAAATTTCCGACTTATACCTACGTAAACCTCAATTACTCAGCGCCCAAGCGGCAGTTAAATCGGCTCAATCTCGCTTAAAAATTGCCCAGCGAGATTTAGACAATTGTGAAATAAAAGCCCCATACGATGCCTTAGTGATTAAACGTAATCTAGGTGTCGGTCAATACGTCAATCAAGGGTCTCAAATTGCTGAAATTTATAATATCGAAACAGCTGAAATTTCTTTCCCTATAGCCGGCTTTGATCGAGAATTCCTGCCATTAGACATAGCCCAAAGAAAAGCAGTTGTTAAAACGAAAGGTTACAGCCCTATTACTCGAGAGGCGACAATAAGTCGTGACTTAGGCGTGATTGACCAGGCTACTCGGATGAGTCAATTAGTGGTGCGGGTTGAGGATCCATACAGTTTGAAGTCATCTCTACCGCCATTAAAGTTTGGGCACTATGTAGAAGTCAGTTTTGCCGGAAAAACTCTCAATCAGGTTTACCGTTTACCGCAAGCATTAGTTAACAACCGCATTATCTGGGTGTTAGACGAGGAACAACAAATGCAACCTAAACGGGTGGAAATACTCCGTGAAGAAGGCGCTTACTTTTTAATTAGTGAAGGCTTACAAAATCAGGATAAATTGATTACAACATTACCTGAATACCCACAAAAGGGCATGAAAGTTAAAATTGCTGAGCCAGAAAAAGACTTAGTTGTTCAACATTAA
- a CDS encoding CRTAC1 family protein has protein sequence MKVRLIKTALLGAFCVTQMGCGAIDNDTSVQTILKQTPRFTDVSEHIGLETERKWKYGGPSVSDINNDGYYDFLLTNHDTTPIQLYMANGDNTYTKQPDIFKKADLHGMSAGDYDLDGDNDILISLGGGNGLTPQPQRLLRNDNGTFVDATIEAGISEMGARGRTVRWVDIDNDGDLDFLQINAEKMVNEKAPRNILFSNDGDGTFTYVPSPFFEEIDSERVLITDFNNDNIPDLFAFNSYAKSVLLQGNGEFGFSDVTDKLFPTDSDNYHGTISVAQADIDNDGDLDYYLARGKLYYTIANNSVSFNKALGRLDLRDEGNKSHDGITFFADGDITLTDFSHFPRANLLDSMPVFLGKNKAPLETPKDAKVVTQAQAAGFPEEVTDTGWYVGYIGRGEWRMEWLLADNLTWDLRASVIGLNNYKADWVPQDLAVPDVLLRNDGGKLTDISSVLPKEVMTNNWGVTTGDFDNDGNNDFFVYRFGGLKERISDVLLLNQGDNTFSMSLEHGAVSELGQDSHGDMGTAFDYNLDGKIDILSGDDDNGKWHMYRNDIKITDFSNYLLIRIGYSESGLDPLGAKVFVETDSSIQYKLIGSTSASHSQSVLNIAHFGLGADTKANSIKVRWRDGTEKVLSDMIGNKLLVVGEVK, from the coding sequence ATGAAAGTTAGATTAATTAAAACTGCATTACTCGGCGCATTTTGTGTCACGCAAATGGGTTGTGGAGCCATAGATAATGACACATCAGTTCAAACAATATTAAAACAAACACCTAGATTTACAGATGTATCTGAACATATTGGTTTAGAAACCGAACGTAAATGGAAGTACGGTGGACCGTCTGTTTCTGACATTAATAACGATGGTTATTATGACTTTTTATTAACCAATCATGATACAACACCGATCCAGCTATATATGGCAAATGGTGACAATACTTACACTAAACAACCGGATATATTTAAAAAAGCAGACTTACATGGGATGTCAGCGGGCGATTATGATTTAGATGGTGATAACGATATATTAATCTCTTTAGGGGGAGGTAACGGCCTAACGCCACAACCTCAACGTTTATTGAGAAACGATAATGGCACTTTTGTTGATGCAACTATTGAAGCTGGTATTTCGGAAATGGGGGCTAGAGGCAGAACAGTACGTTGGGTTGATATAGATAATGATGGTGATCTGGATTTTCTGCAAATCAACGCCGAAAAAATGGTAAATGAAAAGGCCCCCAGAAATATACTTTTTTCAAATGATGGAGACGGTACTTTTACCTATGTGCCCAGCCCATTTTTTGAAGAAATTGATTCTGAGCGGGTATTAATTACAGACTTCAATAACGATAACATTCCAGACTTATTTGCTTTTAATAGCTACGCTAAAAGCGTTTTATTACAAGGTAACGGTGAGTTTGGTTTTTCAGATGTAACAGACAAATTATTCCCTACTGACAGCGATAATTATCATGGCACTATTTCTGTGGCACAAGCCGATATCGATAATGATGGAGACTTAGATTATTACTTAGCTAGAGGGAAGTTGTATTACACCATTGCTAATAATAGTGTGTCTTTTAATAAGGCCTTAGGCCGTTTAGATTTGCGTGATGAAGGTAACAAAAGCCATGACGGCATTACTTTTTTTGCAGATGGGGATATAACCTTGACTGATTTTTCTCATTTTCCACGAGCTAACCTGCTAGATTCTATGCCAGTCTTTTTGGGTAAAAACAAGGCACCATTAGAGACCCCTAAAGATGCCAAGGTGGTGACTCAAGCACAGGCGGCTGGTTTCCCTGAAGAAGTAACAGATACTGGTTGGTATGTCGGTTATATAGGGCGGGGGGAATGGCGAATGGAATGGTTATTAGCTGACAATTTAACCTGGGATTTGAGAGCGTCAGTGATAGGCCTAAATAATTATAAAGCCGATTGGGTGCCCCAAGACCTTGCGGTACCCGATGTATTACTGAGAAATGATGGCGGAAAGCTGACTGATATATCTTCAGTATTACCTAAAGAAGTGATGACAAATAATTGGGGGGTGACTACCGGTGATTTTGATAACGACGGTAATAATGATTTCTTTGTTTACAGGTTTGGTGGTTTAAAAGAACGTATTTCTGATGTTTTATTACTTAATCAGGGGGACAATACTTTTTCTATGTCACTTGAGCATGGTGCAGTATCTGAATTAGGCCAAGACTCTCATGGGGATATGGGCACCGCTTTTGATTACAATTTAGATGGTAAAATTGATATTTTAAGTGGTGATGATGATAACGGTAAGTGGCATATGTACCGTAATGATATCAAAATTACAGATTTTTCTAATTACTTGCTAATACGTATCGGTTATTCTGAAAGTGGCTTAGATCCTCTCGGTGCTAAAGTATTTGTTGAAACTGATTCATCTATTCAATATAAATTGATTGGTTCAACTAGTGCCAGCCATTCTCAGAGTGTACTAAATATTGCGCACTTTGGTTTAGGTGCAGATACAAAAGCCAATTCAATTAAAGTTAGATGGCGTGACGGAACGGAAAAAGTGTTATCTGATATGATTGGCAATAAGTTGTTAGTGGTTGGTGAAGTGAAATAA
- a CDS encoding PEP-CTERM sorting domain-containing protein, with the protein MRKLIVALALFVGLQANAGVISVELDADNVSDVVEVTVLGSGFDAFDVLNLDLEFDTSLFSLDEFSLGGDLFAADSFGTFLSAQSFGAAFSFVSFDLFAGGDFTIAKFDLTAIGTGVSDFVLTNLLAENFFGAGPIDAVQADVDVVASVSEVPAPATLGLFAIVGLALFGFRRKA; encoded by the coding sequence ATGAGAAAATTAATTGTAGCTTTAGCGTTATTTGTTGGCTTACAGGCCAACGCCGGTGTGATCAGTGTCGAGCTTGATGCAGACAATGTAAGTGATGTGGTTGAAGTCACTGTATTGGGTTCAGGCTTCGATGCCTTTGATGTTTTGAATCTAGATCTTGAATTTGATACTAGTTTGTTTTCATTGGATGAATTTTCGTTAGGTGGTGATTTATTCGCTGCCGACTCGTTTGGGACATTTTTAAGTGCACAGTCATTTGGTGCTGCGTTTTCATTCGTTAGTTTTGACCTTTTTGCCGGTGGTGATTTTACCATTGCGAAGTTTGATTTAACGGCAATAGGCACAGGTGTGAGTGACTTTGTATTAACTAATTTATTGGCTGAAAATTTTTTTGGAGCCGGTCCAATTGATGCAGTACAAGCGGATGTTGATGTTGTTGCTTCTGTATCTGAGGTACCTGCGCCAGCTACATTAGGTTTATTTGCTATTGTAGGTCTCGCCTTATTTGGCTTTCGACGTAAAGCGTAA
- a CDS encoding Ig-like domain-containing protein has product MLKAIPWLLVTVGLASTPFTTIAKTETVVNLNVKHSVGGKSKFERSKHIKLHSTIYDNDWNGEEDKLKYMMEDLDVYFGRDNGGSVWNFNQAKEDENRLGYADSTDLALRGKQNRETAYGVNKASVHKYDERGDLMVGGQPKQHFLGKTSPCCGSGEGWQANGGDAVGEFLGQYVNEFFRADGLTGAEGHPRPKYLEILNEPLYQVTDAPHELGLEEPIDPIRVFEFHNDAAEGVRKYNTDVKIGGFTVAFPIFEERNFARWQERMKLFIDTSGVYMDVYSTHFYDLEDSNRFKGSRIEATLDMIDHYSMIKLGHTKEHLISEYGGRNRPMEKAPWTPLRDWWFLKTASPMLLQFLDRPDSVETSIPFVPIKALWGTVDDIPYNWRLLRQAKEGAGEEGDDWVFTEMVKFYELWSDVKGTRVDSFSTNEDILIDSYVDQDKAYVIISNLTEQTEKVLLHKYGSANASIQSVKIKHLYLDGDKPNLEVINADVDVDSFDLAPEATIIVEYTYSTDIKIDALSEEKKYFATEYFKEIRQDIANTFEINNVLTNEHGEAILRIAVGRDHGLSLSPSVSVNGQLLSSEVMITGDDQLGRDRFFGLLEIPIPNELLKSSNQVSITFPDNGGHITSVNMKVFNFSEDLRPAGGAVAGMFISSEANIVAVGETLQVSASVTPFFATDQTFSLASSDDGIAIVTPEGVVTGIKAGVVDITATSTDGGFSAKISITVEEPVAASLVFDDVSKYTSTVFKVGGVMQVTTHYEAGTGEIISNQLGGVSYFLRHMNSNWTVRSDIKVLDASAIGKQRGTSTVDIPLDGLTPSDELLNGEFYFLFIRFHSSAEVTKSVQLAHIQIEQDEVVIKPGLQLDDDNKYKSTVYTNDATLDVVANFEAGGGQTVTNEMGGVTFFLREMDQTWLTTFGDVVVADATAVGEQSGTANVSIPLIGLTPTADLPEGHFYFLYAQFQSSDGTTYNIPGVAPINIEHGVVTASFTLDDVNKYQATNYEVGSTMDITANYEMGTGNTVGTKFNGIRYFLRHIKKGWAGIVKDVVAEDASVIGIQSGVSNVSIPLTGVTPSADLPEGDFYFLFVIVQSSDGSEYNIPVSGINILPGASVKGDWDGDGDVDYDDVRAMTSAVQSRQDIDMAFDLSEDGVVNVLDVRAMMAVCTRSRCAVE; this is encoded by the coding sequence ATGTTGAAAGCCATTCCTTGGTTGTTAGTCACAGTAGGATTAGCAAGCACTCCATTTACTACTATTGCTAAAACAGAAACTGTGGTTAACTTAAATGTTAAACATTCTGTTGGCGGAAAATCTAAGTTTGAACGTTCTAAACACATAAAGCTTCATTCAACCATTTACGATAATGATTGGAATGGTGAAGAAGATAAATTGAAATATATGATGGAAGATCTAGATGTCTATTTTGGCCGAGATAACGGCGGTAGCGTTTGGAACTTTAACCAAGCTAAAGAAGATGAAAATAGGCTTGGTTATGCAGACTCAACTGACCTTGCTTTACGTGGTAAGCAAAATAGAGAAACGGCTTATGGTGTAAATAAAGCCTCGGTTCATAAGTATGATGAACGAGGTGATTTAATGGTTGGTGGTCAACCCAAACAACATTTTTTAGGTAAAACCTCTCCATGCTGTGGTAGTGGGGAAGGTTGGCAAGCAAATGGTGGGGATGCTGTTGGTGAATTTTTAGGACAATATGTAAACGAGTTTTTCCGCGCTGATGGTTTAACAGGGGCTGAAGGGCATCCTCGCCCTAAATATCTAGAAATACTCAACGAACCTTTATACCAAGTGACTGATGCACCTCATGAATTGGGCTTAGAAGAGCCCATCGACCCAATTAGAGTTTTTGAGTTTCATAATGATGCTGCTGAAGGCGTGCGTAAATATAACACTGATGTGAAAATTGGTGGATTCACCGTTGCATTCCCCATCTTTGAAGAAAGAAATTTTGCTCGTTGGCAAGAACGAATGAAATTGTTCATTGATACTAGCGGTGTATATATGGATGTATACTCTACCCACTTTTATGATTTAGAAGATTCTAATCGCTTTAAAGGCAGCCGTATCGAAGCGACCCTAGATATGATAGATCATTATTCAATGATTAAATTGGGGCATACTAAAGAGCATCTTATTTCTGAGTATGGTGGCCGTAATAGACCAATGGAAAAGGCCCCTTGGACACCGCTTAGAGATTGGTGGTTCTTAAAAACTGCCAGCCCGATGTTGTTACAGTTTTTAGATCGCCCAGACTCTGTGGAAACTTCTATTCCATTTGTGCCAATTAAAGCGTTATGGGGAACCGTCGACGATATTCCTTATAACTGGCGTTTATTACGCCAAGCTAAAGAAGGTGCTGGTGAAGAAGGCGATGACTGGGTTTTCACTGAAATGGTTAAATTTTATGAATTGTGGTCTGATGTAAAAGGAACACGTGTCGATTCGTTTTCTACTAATGAAGATATTTTAATCGATAGTTATGTTGACCAAGATAAAGCTTATGTGATTATAAGTAATTTAACTGAACAAACAGAAAAGGTTTTGTTGCATAAATACGGCTCGGCCAATGCATCAATTCAGTCAGTAAAAATTAAGCATTTATATTTAGATGGTGATAAGCCAAATCTAGAAGTGATTAATGCTGATGTCGATGTTGATAGCTTTGATCTTGCGCCAGAAGCCACCATCATTGTTGAATATACTTATTCTACAGACATTAAAATTGATGCTCTTTCTGAAGAGAAAAAATACTTTGCTACTGAGTATTTTAAAGAAATTCGTCAAGATATTGCTAATACCTTTGAAATCAATAATGTGCTGACTAATGAGCATGGCGAAGCAATATTACGTATAGCCGTGGGTCGTGATCATGGTTTGTCGTTGTCGCCAAGTGTGTCGGTTAACGGTCAATTATTAAGTAGTGAAGTGATGATTACCGGTGACGATCAATTAGGTCGTGATAGGTTTTTTGGCTTGTTAGAAATTCCCATACCAAATGAATTGCTCAAGTCCTCAAATCAAGTGTCTATTACTTTCCCTGACAATGGTGGTCATATCACCAGTGTGAATATGAAGGTGTTTAACTTTTCTGAAGATTTACGTCCAGCAGGTGGCGCGGTCGCAGGAATGTTTATTTCATCAGAAGCCAATATTGTGGCTGTAGGTGAAACACTTCAGGTATCTGCTTCGGTTACTCCATTCTTTGCTACAGACCAAACTTTTAGCTTGGCCTCTAGTGACGACGGTATTGCAATTGTTACACCTGAAGGTGTGGTTACAGGTATAAAAGCCGGTGTGGTAGATATTACCGCTACCTCAACTGACGGTGGATTTTCTGCAAAAATCAGCATTACCGTTGAGGAGCCTGTTGCTGCAAGTTTAGTCTTTGACGATGTTTCAAAATACACAAGTACAGTTTTTAAAGTGGGCGGTGTTATGCAAGTAACTACTCACTATGAGGCAGGTACAGGAGAAATAATTTCCAATCAATTAGGTGGAGTGAGCTACTTCCTTCGTCATATGAATAGTAACTGGACAGTACGCTCTGATATAAAAGTGTTAGATGCGAGTGCTATTGGTAAGCAGCGCGGCACTTCAACGGTTGATATTCCTCTGGACGGTTTAACACCTAGTGACGAGTTGCTCAATGGTGAGTTTTATTTCCTGTTTATTCGTTTTCATTCATCAGCTGAAGTAACAAAAAGCGTCCAACTTGCGCATATTCAAATTGAACAAGACGAAGTGGTTATCAAACCAGGTTTGCAGCTAGATGACGATAATAAATATAAATCTACTGTCTATACAAATGACGCTACATTAGACGTTGTGGCTAATTTTGAAGCGGGTGGTGGTCAAACAGTGACTAATGAGATGGGAGGAGTAACCTTTTTCTTACGAGAAATGGATCAAACCTGGTTAACAACATTCGGTGATGTAGTTGTAGCTGATGCCACTGCAGTTGGAGAGCAATCAGGCACAGCCAATGTATCTATCCCTTTAATTGGGTTAACGCCAACGGCAGATTTACCAGAAGGGCATTTCTACTTTTTATATGCACAATTTCAGTCTTCAGATGGCACTACTTATAATATCCCTGGTGTAGCACCGATTAATATTGAACATGGTGTCGTGACTGCTTCATTTACTTTGGATGATGTGAATAAATACCAAGCCACTAATTATGAGGTAGGTAGCACTATGGATATTACCGCGAACTATGAAATGGGCACGGGTAACACGGTAGGCACTAAGTTTAATGGTATCCGTTACTTCCTAAGACACATCAAGAAAGGTTGGGCAGGCATTGTTAAAGATGTAGTTGCTGAAGACGCAAGTGTAATTGGGATTCAGTCTGGTGTTTCGAATGTTTCTATACCATTAACAGGTGTAACCCCCAGTGCCGATTTACCCGAAGGTGACTTCTATTTTCTGTTTGTCATAGTGCAGTCTTCGGATGGCAGTGAATACAACATTCCTGTATCAGGTATCAATATTTTGCCTGGGGCATCAGTGAAAGGTGATTGGGACGGTGACGGAGATGTGGATTATGACGACGTAAGAGCGATGACTAGTGCCGTTCAATCTCGACAAGATATTGATATGGCGTTTGACTTAAGTGAAGACGGTGTAGTCAATGTGTTAGATGTAAGAGCCATGATGGCAGTTTGTACCCGCAGCCGCTGCGCTGTGGAGTAA
- a CDS encoding RimK family alpha-L-glutamate ligase, whose amino-acid sequence MKRCALLTTDNLEDFFVYDSMLIAPLKAKGWLAEEVSWRDTTVDWQQYDLVIIRSTWDYQQNVSAFLTCLRQIEASTAKLENSLKIVEWNISKGYLRELQNQGVSIVPTLWFDNFDYERVQQSFAHFDSQELVIKPLVSAGADFTYRLTADLLIVQKERLTAEFSTRKFMLQPFLSAVIEEGEYSLFYFGGEYSHTISKKPKSGDFRVQEEHGGQLKAIQPTELMLTTARHCLAALPEDVLYARVDLIRHMAEFVVIEVELIEPSLYFNMDPASAQRFVDEIVERYGPN is encoded by the coding sequence ATGAAACGTTGTGCACTATTAACTACGGATAACCTAGAGGACTTTTTTGTCTACGATTCTATGCTTATTGCGCCGCTTAAAGCTAAAGGATGGTTGGCAGAAGAAGTATCTTGGCGTGATACAACAGTAGATTGGCAGCAATATGATTTGGTGATTATTCGTAGTACTTGGGATTATCAACAAAATGTGTCTGCATTTCTAACGTGTTTGCGTCAAATTGAAGCGTCAACTGCCAAGTTAGAAAATAGTCTAAAAATAGTCGAGTGGAATATAAGTAAAGGTTATCTTCGTGAATTACAAAATCAAGGAGTGAGTATAGTCCCCACTCTGTGGTTTGATAATTTTGATTATGAAAGGGTGCAGCAGAGCTTTGCCCATTTTGATAGCCAAGAGTTGGTGATTAAACCCTTAGTGAGTGCTGGTGCTGATTTTACTTATCGTTTAACAGCTGATTTACTTATTGTACAAAAAGAGCGATTAACGGCCGAGTTCTCTACTCGAAAATTTATGCTTCAACCATTTTTGTCTGCGGTTATTGAAGAGGGGGAATACTCACTTTTTTATTTCGGCGGTGAATATAGCCATACCATTAGTAAGAAACCTAAATCTGGTGACTTTCGTGTACAAGAAGAGCATGGAGGCCAGCTCAAAGCTATTCAGCCAACAGAGTTAATGTTGACCACTGCAAGACATTGTTTAGCCGCTTTACCTGAAGATGTACTATACGCAAGGGTTGATTTAATCCGTCATATGGCTGAATTTGTTGTGATTGAGGTCGAGCTAATCGAACCTTCACTTTATTTCAATATGGATCCTGCTTCTGCACAACGTTTTGTTGATGAAATTGTTGAGCGATATGGTCCAAATTAA